Proteins encoded within one genomic window of Acidovorax sp. 107:
- a CDS encoding FAD-binding oxidoreductase has protein sequence MAHRKSSARLAKDARVAHFLSLAAKQPALNAAQASAPVLTWEAVAALEARIVGRIVLPTSPDYNAARQESNPAFQSYPEIIVFCACENDVLECLAVARTYGVWVAVRCGGHSTAGYSVNSGMVVDLSDLQGVVLDPARERVHVLPGTDFDHFNGAMNHTGWHVPTGACGSVCVGGFVQGGGYGYTSRAFGIQSDLVDSFRVALANGTVISVSAQEHPDLYWALRGGTGGNFGVVLQVTYRMQRLDQVWAWAISWDAVHAAQVLTLMQAGYMKTGAPNALGYMMNLGFQNGVPVYMVQGMFCGSREDGLAAIAPLMAIPSAQLLVDKTGTYPDMNVWLEDHPYTLPDNLPDGIAETKSSGYINTRLSPADWQRIIDYFKTSPNPWSLAYLEPYGGAINRYPVDDSAFVHRNVDADLVVDVFWRNPEERAQMEAWLDGFTQLVRPFLNGHVYQNYPDARLADFASAYWGPAYPQLQRVKAAYDPGNFFHFQQSIRLP, from the coding sequence GCGTCGCACACTTTTTATCTTTGGCAGCAAAACAGCCGGCGTTGAACGCCGCGCAGGCCAGTGCACCGGTGCTCACGTGGGAGGCGGTGGCTGCGCTGGAGGCGCGGATCGTAGGGCGCATCGTGCTGCCCACCAGCCCCGACTACAACGCAGCGCGGCAGGAGTCGAACCCGGCGTTCCAGTCGTATCCGGAGATCATCGTCTTTTGCGCCTGCGAAAACGATGTCCTGGAGTGCCTGGCCGTGGCCCGCACCTACGGCGTGTGGGTGGCCGTGCGCTGCGGCGGCCACAGCACGGCCGGCTACTCGGTCAACAGCGGCATGGTGGTGGACCTGAGCGACCTGCAAGGCGTGGTGCTGGACCCTGCGCGAGAGCGCGTGCATGTGCTGCCTGGCACCGACTTCGACCACTTCAATGGCGCCATGAACCACACAGGCTGGCACGTACCCACGGGCGCCTGTGGCAGCGTGTGCGTGGGGGGCTTTGTACAAGGCGGTGGTTACGGCTACACCTCGCGCGCGTTCGGCATCCAGAGCGACCTGGTCGATTCCTTCCGTGTGGCACTGGCCAACGGCACCGTCATCTCCGTCAGCGCGCAGGAGCATCCCGACCTCTACTGGGCCCTACGCGGAGGCACGGGCGGCAACTTTGGCGTGGTGCTGCAGGTGACCTACCGCATGCAGCGGCTGGACCAGGTCTGGGCCTGGGCCATCAGCTGGGATGCCGTCCACGCAGCCCAGGTGCTCACGCTGATGCAGGCGGGCTACATGAAGACCGGTGCGCCCAACGCCTTGGGCTACATGATGAATCTGGGCTTCCAGAACGGTGTGCCGGTGTACATGGTGCAGGGCATGTTCTGTGGGAGCCGCGAGGATGGGCTGGCGGCCATTGCACCGCTGATGGCCATCCCCAGCGCGCAACTGCTGGTGGACAAGACCGGCACCTACCCCGACATGAACGTGTGGCTGGAAGACCACCCCTACACCCTGCCCGACAACCTGCCGGACGGCATCGCCGAAACCAAGTCCAGCGGCTACATCAACACCCGGCTGTCGCCCGCCGACTGGCAGCGCATCATCGACTACTTCAAGACCTCGCCCAACCCCTGGTCGCTGGCCTATCTGGAGCCCTATGGCGGCGCCATCAACCGCTACCCGGTGGACGACAGCGCCTTCGTCCATCGCAATGTGGACGCAGACCTGGTGGTGGATGTGTTCTGGCGCAACCCTGAGGAGCGCGCCCAGATGGAGGCCTGGCTCGACGGCTTCACGCAGCTCGTTCGCCCGTTCCTGAACGGCCATGTGTACCAGAACTACCCGGATGCGCGGCTGGCGGACTTTGCCTCGGCCTACTGGGGGCCCGCCTACCCGCAGCTGCAGCGGGTCAAAGCGGCCTACGACCCTGGCAACTTCTTCCACTTCCAGCAGAGCATTCGACTGCCGTGA
- a CDS encoding alpha/beta hydrolase family protein: MTKTWMAWCLALLAAAVITASPAHAGVGLAELPGQQGDGPVTVFYPAQEADQPVQRGPFALQLAWQGTPVPGNGRLVVVSHGSGGSPWVHTDLARALVQAGFVVALPEHAGDNYKDTSTPGPESWKRRPAEVSRAVDAVAHDARLAPLLALDKVGVFGGSAGGHTALVFAGGQWSPARFKQHCEAHLAEDFSSCVGFTTRLHGNWLDGIKKAVAITIIRHRFGDETLYAHTDPRVAATVAVVPFAADFDMGSLATPRTALGLITAGKDVNQIPRFHSSAVLAACQDRCTHIADLPDGSHGIMLSPMPPLDRMNDLTRELLGDPPGFDRSVLPQVDASTVAFFAKHLQPLQPLSPSPRP; encoded by the coding sequence ATGACAAAAACCTGGATGGCCTGGTGCCTGGCCTTGCTGGCCGCTGCGGTCATCACGGCGAGCCCTGCCCATGCGGGCGTGGGCCTCGCAGAGTTGCCCGGGCAGCAGGGCGACGGCCCCGTCACGGTGTTCTACCCCGCACAAGAAGCCGACCAGCCCGTGCAGCGCGGCCCCTTTGCGCTGCAGCTGGCCTGGCAGGGCACACCCGTGCCGGGCAACGGCCGGCTGGTGGTGGTGTCGCACGGCTCGGGCGGGAGCCCCTGGGTGCACACCGACCTGGCCCGTGCGCTGGTGCAGGCCGGGTTCGTGGTGGCCTTGCCCGAGCATGCCGGCGACAACTACAAAGACACCTCCACCCCGGGCCCGGAGAGCTGGAAGCGCCGCCCCGCCGAAGTCTCCAGGGCAGTGGACGCCGTGGCGCACGATGCGCGCCTGGCGCCCCTGCTGGCGCTGGACAAAGTGGGCGTGTTTGGCGGCTCGGCCGGGGGCCATACCGCCCTGGTGTTTGCCGGGGGGCAATGGTCGCCCGCCCGCTTCAAGCAACACTGCGAGGCCCATCTGGCGGAGGATTTCTCGTCCTGCGTCGGCTTCACCACCCGCCTGCACGGCAACTGGCTGGACGGCATCAAGAAGGCCGTGGCCATCACCATCATCCGCCACCGCTTTGGCGACGAGACGCTGTATGCACACACCGACCCGCGCGTGGCGGCCACGGTGGCCGTGGTGCCGTTTGCAGCCGACTTCGACATGGGCAGCCTGGCCACCCCGCGCACCGCGCTGGGGCTCATCACCGCGGGCAAGGACGTGAACCAGATCCCACGCTTTCACAGCAGTGCCGTGCTGGCCGCGTGCCAGGACCGCTGCACGCACATTGCCGACCTGCCCGACGGCAGCCACGGCATCATGCTGTCGCCCATGCCGCCGCTGGACCGCATGAACGACCTGACCCGTGAGCTGCTGGGCGACCCGCCCGGCTTTGACCGCAGCGTGCTGCCGCAGGTGGACGCGAGCACTGTGGCGTTCTTTGCCAAGCACCTGCAGCCACTGCAGCCGCTGTCCCCTTCGCCCCGCCCCTGA
- a CDS encoding c-type cytochrome, with translation MNKLSGSILIGVLMVSAPAFANSKLVKEKQCLQCHAVSKDTIGPSFKHIAKLWKGNHDAEKSLTATIQKGTTDGGGQHWEMKAKMPDGSERPPISDAEAKQIYKWIMRQ, from the coding sequence ATGAACAAGTTATCTGGTTCCATTCTGATTGGCGTGCTCATGGTGAGTGCGCCGGCCTTCGCCAACTCCAAGCTCGTCAAGGAAAAGCAGTGTCTGCAGTGCCACGCGGTCAGCAAAGACACGATAGGCCCATCTTTCAAGCACATCGCCAAACTCTGGAAGGGCAACCACGACGCTGAAAAATCGCTGACCGCGACCATTCAGAAAGGCACGACAGACGGCGGCGGGCAGCACTGGGAAATGAAGGCCAAGATGCCCGATGGCTCGGAACGCCCCCCGATCAGCGATGCCGAAGCCAAGCAGATCTACAAGTGGATCATGCGCCAGTGA
- a CDS encoding sensor histidine kinase yields the protein MKLRREFNGVSKLRHYLQVVAFTLVVATIQCTFMPDKPYGPPVVYSVLIGTFTWAIIDLGRELIPSAAETGWPQGWQGIALVMVGIVVGYLAGTLLADTLCVHYFHFYPAGSLISGADQRTSILITAIAGLVGTFYFYAVNKSAYLEGKMAEARMHASESRLKLLETQLEPHMLFNTLANLRVLIGTDPTRAQHMLDRMIAYLRATLSASRSTQHPLALEFERLRDYLELMAVRMGPRLAYTLDLPDALRDVPVPPLLLQPLVENAIRHGLEPQVEGGHITVRASTQESPHGPLLVIEVQDTGAGLPATLPTPGPGQSFGLAQVRERLATLHGPAGALELIAVQPSGTSATVTFPLKSADTP from the coding sequence ATGAAGCTGCGCCGCGAGTTCAACGGGGTCAGCAAGCTGCGGCACTACCTGCAGGTGGTGGCCTTCACACTGGTCGTGGCCACCATCCAATGCACGTTCATGCCCGACAAGCCCTACGGGCCGCCGGTGGTGTATTCGGTGTTGATCGGCACCTTCACCTGGGCCATCATCGACCTGGGGCGGGAGCTGATACCGTCCGCCGCCGAAACGGGCTGGCCGCAGGGCTGGCAGGGCATTGCGCTGGTGATGGTGGGCATCGTCGTGGGCTACCTCGCAGGCACCTTGCTGGCCGACACGCTGTGCGTGCACTACTTTCACTTCTACCCGGCGGGCTCGTTGATCTCCGGCGCCGACCAGCGCACGTCCATCCTCATCACGGCCATTGCGGGGCTGGTGGGCACGTTCTACTTCTACGCGGTCAACAAGTCGGCGTACCTGGAAGGCAAGATGGCCGAGGCGCGCATGCACGCCAGTGAATCGCGCCTGAAGCTGCTGGAGACACAGCTGGAACCCCACATGCTGTTCAACACCCTGGCCAACCTGCGCGTGCTCATCGGCACCGACCCGACCCGGGCGCAGCACATGCTGGACCGCATGATTGCCTACCTGCGCGCCACGCTCAGCGCATCGCGCAGCACCCAGCACCCGCTGGCCCTGGAGTTTGAGCGCCTGCGCGACTACCTGGAGCTGATGGCCGTGCGCATGGGGCCGCGCCTGGCCTACACCCTGGACCTGCCCGATGCCCTGCGCGATGTGCCGGTGCCGCCCCTGCTGCTGCAGCCGCTGGTGGAGAACGCCATCCGCCACGGGCTGGAGCCCCAGGTAGAAGGCGGCCACATCACCGTGCGTGCAAGCACCCAGGAGAGCCCCCACGGCCCATTGCTGGTCATCGAGGTCCAAGACACCGGGGCGGGCCTACCCGCCACCCTGCCCACCCCAGGCCCCGGCCAGAGCTTTGGCCTGGCCCAGGTGCGCGAACGCCTGGCCACGCTGCACGGTCCCGCAGGCGCTCTTGAATTGATAGCTGTTCAGCCAAGCGGCACTAGCGCTACCGTCACTTTTCCCTTGAAATCTGCCGACACACCATGA
- a CDS encoding DUF2306 domain-containing protein: MQITPVIAIHMAAALAAVAIGPIALWARQGATQRPRLHRAAGYAWVTLMVATAVSALFITGGGGPRWGTFGLIHLLIPVTLGMLVMAFVYLARRNVVGHRKLMQRTYLGACVVAGGFTLLPERFLGHTVWSALGLI, from the coding sequence ATGCAGATCACCCCCGTCATCGCCATCCACATGGCCGCCGCGCTGGCCGCCGTCGCCATCGGCCCCATCGCCCTGTGGGCCCGCCAGGGCGCCACGCAGCGCCCCCGCCTGCACCGTGCCGCCGGGTACGCCTGGGTCACGCTGATGGTGGCCACCGCCGTGTCGGCCCTCTTCATCACGGGTGGCGGCGGCCCGCGCTGGGGCACCTTTGGGCTCATCCACTTGCTGATCCCGGTCACGCTGGGCATGTTGGTGATGGCCTTCGTCTACCTGGCCCGCCGCAATGTCGTGGGCCACCGCAAGTTGATGCAACGGACTTACCTCGGCGCCTGCGTGGTCGCCGGGGGCTTCACGCTGCTGCCCGAACGCTTCCTGGGCCATACGGTCTGGTCCGCACTGGGACTGATCTGA
- a CDS encoding MipA/OmpV family protein, with protein sequence MRCTTAWISSPLFPLRALVIACGCVSPWAGAQVLPETAGTETAVSDKAEAQQAAAPKFNYAIGAIVGSSPDYAGGDGRKNSLRPAWAIEYGRFRLSTSRGSAFMGHGLGPRESGASATLAQSDRFSLSAALRIDKGRDGSDAPILVGLPSVRSTLRARLSAGYAITDRWAVGAGVSQDILGRDGGAQWSTSIGYTWPVTEQTKVSFGAGASFGDRTYLRGHFGVPAGGSSPLPAFEPRGGLYSVDAGVEVMTALNRHWVVLGAARVSQLQGDARRSPLTVQPVGYSVSVGLAYRCCR encoded by the coding sequence ATGCGCTGCACTACCGCCTGGATCTCATCTCCCTTGTTCCCCTTGCGGGCCCTGGTGATCGCCTGCGGGTGCGTCAGCCCCTGGGCAGGCGCCCAGGTATTGCCGGAGACCGCCGGCACGGAAACCGCTGTGTCCGACAAGGCAGAGGCTCAGCAGGCAGCAGCACCCAAGTTCAACTACGCAATCGGCGCCATCGTGGGCAGCAGCCCCGACTATGCGGGGGGCGATGGCCGCAAGAACAGCCTGCGTCCCGCCTGGGCCATCGAGTACGGTCGGTTTCGCCTGAGCACCTCGCGCGGCAGCGCCTTCATGGGCCATGGCCTGGGGCCCCGCGAGTCCGGCGCCAGCGCCACGCTGGCGCAGAGCGACCGCTTCAGCCTGAGCGCGGCCTTGCGCATTGACAAGGGGCGTGATGGGTCGGACGCACCCATTCTGGTGGGGCTGCCGTCGGTGCGCTCCACGCTGCGGGCGCGGCTCAGTGCAGGCTATGCCATCACCGACCGCTGGGCGGTAGGCGCCGGGGTCTCGCAAGACATCCTGGGCCGCGACGGCGGCGCGCAGTGGTCCACGAGCATTGGCTACACCTGGCCGGTGACGGAGCAGACCAAGGTCAGCTTCGGGGCGGGCGCCAGCTTTGGCGACCGCACCTACCTGCGCGGGCATTTTGGCGTGCCAGCCGGCGGCAGCAGCCCCTTGCCCGCGTTCGAGCCGCGTGGTGGCTTGTACAGCGTGGATGCCGGGGTGGAGGTGATGACGGCGCTCAACCGGCACTGGGTGGTGCTGGGCGCGGCCCGGGTGTCCCAGTTGCAGGGCGATGCGCGCCGCAGTCCGCTGACCGTGCAGCCGGTGGGCTATTCGGTATCGGTGGGGCTGGCCTACCGCTGCTGCCGCTAG
- a CDS encoding DUF6622 family protein, with the protein MLLNLLVQQPQMLGRIIENTPYWVWALLAGLLWLGGSQLVARNVGLVRAMVMPAAMIGLSVYGIASAFGSTGQALLPVAAWLVAAVFIASVALWLQPAAPQGTLYEGTSRCFYIPGSAMPLALILGIFLTKYLVGVELALQPALARDSGFALQIAALYGVFNGLFAARSLRLWKLVQRSAPLATTPATA; encoded by the coding sequence ATGCTGCTCAACCTCCTTGTCCAACAACCCCAGATGCTGGGTCGCATCATCGAAAACACGCCCTACTGGGTCTGGGCCCTGCTGGCCGGGCTCCTCTGGCTGGGCGGCAGCCAGCTGGTGGCCCGCAACGTGGGCCTCGTGCGGGCCATGGTCATGCCGGCGGCGATGATCGGTCTGTCGGTGTATGGCATTGCCTCGGCCTTTGGGAGCACGGGGCAGGCCCTGCTGCCGGTGGCTGCCTGGCTGGTGGCCGCCGTGTTCATTGCCAGCGTGGCGCTGTGGCTGCAACCCGCCGCGCCCCAGGGCACGCTGTACGAGGGCACGTCGCGCTGCTTCTACATTCCCGGCAGCGCCATGCCCCTGGCACTGATCCTGGGCATCTTCCTCACCAAATACCTTGTGGGCGTGGAGCTGGCCCTGCAACCCGCACTGGCCCGCGACAGCGGCTTTGCATTGCAGATCGCAGCGCTGTATGGCGTGTTCAACGGTCTGTTTGCAGCGCGCTCGCTGCGGCTGTGGAAGCTGGTGCAACGCAGCGCCCCCCTGGCCACAACGCCCGCCACCGCCTGA
- a CDS encoding undecaprenyl-diphosphate phosphatase has protein sequence MDVVLLVKAAIMGVVEGLTEFLPISSTGHLILAGSLLGFDDAKAKVFDIAIQTGAIFAVILVYWAKIRSTLVALPTERQAQRFALNVFIAFVPAVVLGLLFGKAIKAHLFTPVVVASTFIIGGFIILWAERRPPSATRIHSVDAMTPLDALKVGLVQCLAMIPGTSRSGATIIGGMLLGLSRQAATDFSFFLAIPTLIGAGVYSLYKERALLSAADIPLFATGLVFSFLSAWLCVRWLLRYISTHSFVPFAYYRIVFGIIVLATAWTGWVQWAD, from the coding sequence GTGGACGTTGTATTGCTGGTCAAGGCCGCCATCATGGGGGTCGTCGAGGGGTTGACGGAGTTTTTGCCCATCTCTTCCACCGGGCACCTGATCCTGGCCGGGTCGTTGCTGGGGTTTGACGATGCCAAGGCCAAGGTGTTCGACATTGCCATCCAGACGGGCGCGATCTTTGCGGTGATCCTGGTGTACTGGGCCAAGATCCGGTCCACCCTGGTGGCCTTGCCCACCGAGCGCCAGGCGCAGCGTTTTGCGCTCAACGTGTTCATCGCCTTCGTACCGGCCGTGGTGCTGGGCCTGCTGTTTGGCAAGGCCATCAAGGCGCACCTGTTCACGCCCGTGGTGGTGGCCAGCACCTTCATCATTGGCGGCTTCATCATCCTGTGGGCCGAGCGGCGCCCGCCGTCGGCCACCCGCATCCACAGCGTGGACGCGATGACACCGCTGGATGCCCTCAAGGTCGGCCTGGTGCAGTGCCTGGCCATGATTCCGGGCACCAGCCGCAGCGGTGCGACCATCATCGGCGGCATGCTGCTGGGCCTGTCGCGCCAGGCGGCCACTGATTTTTCGTTCTTCCTGGCCATCCCCACGCTGATCGGCGCCGGGGTGTACAGCCTGTACAAGGAGCGCGCGCTGCTGTCGGCTGCCGATATTCCACTGTTCGCCACCGGGCTGGTGTTCTCCTTTCTCAGCGCCTGGCTGTGCGTGCGCTGGTTGTTGCGCTACATCAGTACCCACAGCTTTGTGCCGTTTGCCTACTACCGCATCGTGTTCGGCATCATCGTTTTGGCCACGGCATGGACTGGCTGGGTGCAGTGGGCCGACTGA
- a CDS encoding diguanylate cyclase domain-containing protein: MTPEAPELSTHPETARKEVWSKADLLDVITRSAGATMAVIDRSLSMIYVNDEYARWFDTVPEELVGKTLVEVYGEQDCARFMPFVNRVLSGERVQYQRMLRTPYGFDEWRTICLTPWHNPQGAIDGFITTALDVHELQVTMNALRAANQRLSSHMENSPLAVLEMDHQLQLLHCSQRAVQLLGWLHVAGLEGRLLTELLAPASMDDSLQQALQRLQAGQESQNRAETCFVRSDGTEVHCEWFNSALTDANGQVTSIMALVQDVSAKIQIARQQHYLANHDSLTGLLNRAAFQGRLEQSLLHARHTQGAVALLFIDLDGFKHVNDAEGHRAGDEVLRIVAQRIASTVRAGDTMARLGGDEFLVMLDREVTREVTDTIGLRIIDALHQGMTVGGRELRVGASIGVAVYPPLEGDIDALMNRADQAMYAAKRAGKGRLHYAQTA; the protein is encoded by the coding sequence ATGACGCCAGAAGCGCCTGAGTTGTCCACGCACCCGGAGACCGCCCGCAAGGAGGTGTGGTCCAAGGCGGACCTGCTGGATGTGATCACCCGCAGCGCGGGCGCCACCATGGCCGTCATCGATCGCAGTCTGTCGATGATCTACGTGAACGACGAATACGCGCGCTGGTTTGACACCGTCCCCGAGGAACTGGTCGGAAAGACACTCGTGGAGGTTTATGGTGAGCAGGATTGCGCCCGCTTCATGCCGTTTGTGAACCGGGTGCTCAGTGGCGAGCGGGTGCAGTACCAGCGCATGCTGCGCACGCCCTACGGCTTTGATGAGTGGCGCACCATCTGCCTCACGCCCTGGCACAACCCGCAAGGCGCCATTGACGGCTTCATCACCACCGCGCTGGACGTGCATGAGCTGCAGGTCACGATGAATGCGCTGCGTGCCGCCAACCAGCGCCTGTCGTCCCACATGGAAAACAGCCCCCTGGCCGTGCTGGAGATGGACCACCAGCTGCAGCTGCTGCATTGCTCGCAGCGCGCGGTGCAGTTGCTGGGCTGGCTGCACGTGGCGGGGCTGGAGGGGCGGTTGCTGACCGAACTGTTGGCACCTGCCTCGATGGACGACAGCCTGCAGCAGGCGCTGCAGCGCCTGCAGGCGGGCCAGGAGTCCCAGAACCGTGCCGAGACCTGTTTTGTGCGCAGCGATGGCACGGAGGTGCACTGCGAGTGGTTCAACTCGGCGCTGACCGATGCGAACGGCCAGGTCACGTCCATCATGGCGCTGGTGCAGGACGTGTCGGCCAAGATCCAGATCGCGCGGCAGCAGCACTACCTGGCCAACCACGACTCGCTCACGGGGCTGCTCAACCGGGCCGCTTTCCAGGGGCGGCTGGAGCAGTCGCTGCTGCATGCACGGCACACCCAGGGGGCGGTGGCGCTGCTGTTCATTGACCTTGACGGGTTCAAGCACGTGAACGACGCCGAAGGCCACCGCGCGGGCGACGAGGTGCTGCGCATCGTGGCCCAGCGCATTGCCAGCACGGTACGTGCGGGCGACACCATGGCGCGGCTGGGGGGTGATGAGTTTCTGGTGATGCTGGACCGCGAGGTGACCCGCGAGGTGACGGACACCATCGGCCTGCGCATCATCGACGCCCTGCATCAGGGCATGACGGTGGGCGGGCGAGAGCTGCGCGTAGGCGCCAGCATCGGTGTGGCGGTGTACCCCCCACTGGAAGGAGACATCGACGCGCTGATGAACCGCGCCGACCAGGCCATGTACGCTGCCAAGCGCGCGGGCAAGGGCCGCCTGCATTACGCACAGACGGCCTGA
- a CDS encoding LytTR family DNA-binding domain-containing protein: MTEPVPRALIAEDEPLLAAALQQDLARVWPELQMVAVVGDGRSAVRQALALRPDVLFFDIRMPGQSGIEAAAELADAWPDDLPFPALVFATAYDQYAVQAFEAQAVDYLLKPIQADRLARTVAKVQGLLAQRASAVAATGAAPAAPSAALPSPELEATMAQLRALLGAPGVGTAPAAAPAAAATRLSVIQASHGTQIHMVPVGEVVYFEAADKYVRVLTAEREYLIRTALKELIEQLDPQEFWQVHRSTLVRATAIATVTRDEAGKQHLSLRGRPERLPVSRMYAHLFRAM, from the coding sequence ATGACAGAGCCCGTGCCACGCGCCCTGATTGCCGAAGATGAACCGCTGCTGGCCGCCGCCCTGCAGCAGGACCTGGCCCGCGTGTGGCCAGAGCTGCAAATGGTGGCCGTGGTGGGCGACGGCCGCTCGGCGGTGCGGCAGGCGCTGGCCTTACGGCCGGACGTGCTGTTTTTCGACATCCGCATGCCCGGCCAGAGCGGCATCGAGGCGGCCGCCGAGCTGGCCGATGCATGGCCAGATGACCTGCCCTTTCCGGCGCTGGTGTTTGCCACCGCCTACGACCAGTACGCCGTGCAGGCGTTCGAAGCCCAGGCGGTGGACTACCTGCTCAAGCCCATCCAGGCCGACCGGCTGGCCCGCACCGTGGCCAAGGTGCAGGGCCTGCTGGCGCAGCGCGCTTCAGCCGTTGCAGCTACTGGCGCAGCGCCCGCCGCACCGTCGGCGGCGTTGCCCTCGCCCGAACTCGAAGCCACCATGGCCCAGTTGCGCGCGCTGCTGGGCGCGCCCGGCGTGGGCACTGCGCCCGCCGCCGCGCCTGCTGCTGCCGCCACGCGGCTGAGCGTGATCCAGGCCAGCCACGGCACGCAGATCCACATGGTGCCGGTGGGTGAAGTGGTGTATTTCGAGGCGGCCGACAAGTACGTGCGCGTGCTCACCGCCGAGCGTGAATACCTGATCCGCACCGCGCTCAAGGAGCTGATCGAACAGCTCGACCCCCAGGAGTTCTGGCAGGTGCACCGCAGCACCCTGGTGCGCGCCACGGCCATTGCCACCGTCACGCGCGACGAGGCGGGCAAGCAGCACCTGAGCCTGCGCGGGCGGCCCGAGCGGCTGCCGGTGAGCCGCATGTACGCACACCTGTTCAGGGCCATGTAG
- a CDS encoding 2TM domain-containing protein → MRNHTLTTDPIERLARRRAGAKMGWYIHASVYLLVNLLLVALSVGSGRHWAVFPAMGWGIGLAIHGVVVFFLAGGSNLHERMVQAERDRLAAAQNPR, encoded by the coding sequence ATGCGCAACCACACACTCACAACCGACCCCATCGAACGCCTTGCCCGCCGCCGTGCCGGGGCCAAAATGGGCTGGTACATCCATGCCAGCGTGTACCTCCTCGTCAACCTGCTGCTGGTTGCCCTGTCGGTGGGCAGCGGGCGGCACTGGGCGGTATTCCCCGCCATGGGCTGGGGCATTGGCCTGGCCATCCATGGCGTGGTGGTGTTCTTTCTTGCGGGCGGCAGCAACCTGCACGAGCGCATGGTGCAGGCAGAGCGTGATCGCCTGGCGGCTGCGCAAAACCCCCGCTGA
- a CDS encoding 2TM domain-containing protein, with amino-acid sequence MPMPPEDLDRLARRRANAKLGWYVHALAFVLVNALIFAMSRYAFGTRPWSVYPLLGWGLGLVLHGVSVFLLGSGSGLRERMVQREREALQRRQDWP; translated from the coding sequence ATGCCCATGCCCCCCGAAGACCTCGACCGACTCGCCCGCCGCCGCGCCAACGCCAAGCTGGGCTGGTACGTTCATGCACTGGCCTTCGTGCTGGTCAACGCCCTCATCTTTGCCATGTCACGCTATGCGTTTGGCACACGCCCATGGTCGGTGTACCCGCTGCTGGGCTGGGGGCTGGGGCTGGTGTTGCACGGGGTGTCGGTGTTTTTGCTCGGCTCCGGCAGCGGCCTGCGCGAGCGCATGGTGCAGCGCGAGCGCGAAGCCTTGCAGCGCCGCCAAGACTGGCCATGA